A region from the Mya arenaria isolate MELC-2E11 chromosome 2, ASM2691426v1 genome encodes:
- the LOC128242072 gene encoding protein N-terminal asparagine amidohydrolase-like, producing MPLLVDDQPLGSSPKSVAEFLQRYPKFRESGVVLTSKPTKAVPPHGLLYIGQREMAVVGPDDGQIQVMGTDDATTCHIVILRHTASMVTGMAHYDGSGLAQATQKLIETVMTVTGGKQWGRLELTLVGGFKDDKGMSEELSVKILDVFNKNPTDVHLVTACITDLNTRTDKGVPFPIIYGLAAIIQTGEMFPAKFQDRGPDQPLRSARHFTGSEEVLNIYDARRKQLVIGPFDYSTMDEIDLLCRLPDPIIREHLSTSPVQEPKHFEASVRAALVQIRDCPDPLKTVFKGKGRHYKKEPDGKWTKVD from the exons ATGCCTCTGCTAGTGGACGACCAGCCCTTGGGCTCGAGCCCAAAGTCAGTGGCCGAGTTTCTACAGAGATACCCGAAATTTAGG GAGAGTGGCGTGGTTCTAACGTCCAAGCCAACAAAGGCGGTCCCTCCACATGGACTACTCTACATAGGTCAGAGGGAAATGGCAGTTGTCGGTCCTGATGATG GTCAGATACAGGTGATGGGCACTGATGACGCCACCACATGCCACATCGTCATTCTTAGACACACAG CTTCCATGGTAACGGGTATGGCGCATTATGATGGCTCGGGGTTGGCTCAAGCTACTCAAAAACTTATAGAGACGGTTATGACTGTAACTGGCGGAAAACAGTGGGGAAG GTTAGAACTTACATTGGTCGGGGGCTTTAAGGACGACAAAGGGATGTCGGAAGAGCTGTCCGTAAAAATTCTAG atgttttcaataaaaatccaACAGATGTTCACTTAGTAACTGCATGTATAACAG ATCTCAATACCAGAACCGATAAAGGTGTTCCATTTCCAATCATTTACGGCCTAG CGGCGATAATTCAGACTGGCGAGATGTTTCCGGCCAAGTTCCAGGACCGGGGACCAGACCAGCCGCTCAGATCCGCCAGACACTTCACCGGATCGGAGGAG GTGCTGAACATTTACGACGCCCGCCGGAAGCAGCTTGTAATCGGACCGTTCGACTACAGCACTATGGACGAGATCGACCTACTATGTCGACTCCCTGACCCCATCATTAGAGAG CATCTGTCCACGTCACCGGTACAGGAACCCAAGCATTTTGAGGCGAGCGTCCGTGCCGCTCTCGTGCAGATCAGGGACTGCCCCGACCCCCTCAAAACCGTCTTCAAGGGCAAGGGCCGACACTATAAGAAGGAACCCGATGGTAAATGGACCAAGGTCGATTAA
- the LOC128245927 gene encoding gastric triacylglycerol lipase-like, with protein MAEIITRMYRYRMVLFIFWLCVPLVVSSSVFHEVDLQNAVDPGVSRGDIPEEHMNVTQLVTSKGYPCEEYDVVTKDGYILGVQRIQHGKTRLLSGGQRPVVLLQHGLLSSSADWVINPANESLGFLLADSGFDVWLGNSRGNTYSLRHQTISPDSQQFWDFSWDEMAAYDLPATVSKVLEVSGATDLVYIGYSQGSQMAFARLSTDLKLSRQVRLFVALAPVAYIGNVISPLRYFSPFAYDLAFLFRLLGVKDFLPSDWLFHWLAREVCGHEIPDFLCENILFLFGGFDYKYMNMTRIPVYVSHSPAGTSVKNIIHYAQSVRSGKFQKFDYGSQENMQKYNQPTPPQYVPGNIRVPVALYSGTDDWLAVPRDVARLRQELRHVVKNHVIPDWEHLDFTWAINGPSACFGDVIELIRMYYNIA; from the exons ATGGCTGAAATTATAACAAGAATGTATAGATACCGAATGGTTCTGTTTATATTTTGGTTGTGCGTGCCACTAGTTGTTTCAAGCAGTGTATTTCACGAGGTGGATTTGCAGAATGCTGTGGACCCGGGCGTCTCCAGGGGTGATATTCCAGAGGAACACATGAATGTG ACCCAGCTGGTCACGAGCAAAGGTTACCCGTGCGAAGAATATGACGTAGTGACCAAGGACGGCTATATTCTGGGCGTCCAGAGAATCCAGCATGGAAAAACGAGGCTCCTATCTG GCGGTCAGCGGCCTGTGGTCCTTCTGCAGCACGGGTTGCTGTCCAGTTCCGCCGACTGGGTGATAAACCCCGCCAACGAGAGCCTGGGGTTTCTCCTTGCAGACTCCGGGTTTGACGTGTGGCTAGGAAACAGTCGGGGAAATACTTATTCCTTGCGGCACCAGACCATCTCACCCGACAGCCAGCAGTTCTGGGACTTCAG CTGGGACGAAATGGCAGCGTACGACTTGCCGGCCACCGTCAGTAAGGTACTTGAAGTTTCCGGTGCCACGGATCTCGTGTACATTGGTTACTCCCAGGGTTCCCAGATGGCCTTCGCTCGCCTCTCCACAGACCTGAAGTTGAGTAGACAGGTCCGCCTGTTTGTCGCCCTGGCACCTGTGGCATACATTGGGAATGTCATTTCACCGTTACGCTACTTTTCACCATTCGCATATGATCTCGCG TTCTTGTTCCGGTTGCTCGGGGTAAAGGATTTTCTGCCCAGCGATTGGCTGTTCCACTGGCTGGCGCGTGAAGTATGTGGTCATGAGATTCCCGACTTTTTGTGCGAGAACATTCTTTTCCTGTTTGGCGGCTTCGACTACAAGTACATGAACATG acCCGCATCCCCGTGTACGTTTCCCACTCTCCGGCAGGAACCTCGGTGAAGAACATCATCCACTATGCCCAG TCTGTACGTTCAGGAAAGTTTCAGAAGTTTGACTATGGAAGTCAAGAAAACATGCAGAAATATAACCAA CCCACGCCGCCACAGTATGTACCGGGAAACATTCGGGTACCAGTTGCACTGTACTCCGGAACAGATGATTGGTTGGCCGTCCCACGTGATGTCGCCAGATTGAGGCAGGAATTACGTCACGTCGTGAAAAATCACGTGATACCGGATTGGGAGCATCTTGACTTTACATGGGCAATCAATGGGCCCAGTGCATGCTTTGGCGATGTCATTGAACTTATTAGAATGTATTATAATATAGCATGA
- the LOC128219935 gene encoding gastric triacylglycerol lipase-like — MFGTESGYVWILAILSVAYGSVDPEVFMNTRQLITSKGYPCEEHDVHTQDGYILGVQRIPHGKIASTGTARPVVLLQHGLLSSSACWVENLANNSLGFMMADAGFDVWLGNSRGNTYSKRHEHFATSSHDFWRFSWDEMARIDLPATVDFILQRTGASQLYYVGHSQGCEIAFAALSENPALAAKVKMFGALAPAVFLGNVQSPIRLLLPVADGAKFFLDMLGSGEFLPTTGLTRMLGRTFCNTPGIPNHICENIMFILAGYDAKQMNESRVPVYIGQHPAGTSTQNIVHYSQSIKSKKFQKYDYGFLVNMVKYHQTSPPEYRLENVQTPVLLYAGANDWLVTPRDVSTLVSRIQNLVKYRMIPEWQHLDFMWAMNAPQECYNDLIAEMMKTVI; from the exons ATGTTTGGAACTGAAAGTGGCTATGTCTGGATTCTGGCGATTCTCTCCGTGGCCTATGGCTCTGTGGACCCTGAAGTGTTCATGAACACG AGGCAACTGATTACGAGCAAAGGTTACCCTTGCGAAGAGCATGACGTGCACACACAGGACGGATACATCCTGGGCGTCCAGAGGATACCGCACGGGAAAATTGCGAGCACCG GTACAGCCAGACCAGTAGTGCTCCTCCAACACGGTCTTCTCTCATCGTCGGCGTGCTGGGTGGAGAATCTGGCCAACAATAGTCTTGGATTTATGATGGCGGACGCCGGTTTTGACGTCTGGCTCGGCAACAGTCGGGGAAACACGTACTCCAAACGCCATGAACACTTCGCGACGTCCTCGCACGATTTCTGGAGATTTAG TTGGGATGAGATGGCTAGGATCGATCTACCTGCAACTGTTGATTTCATACTACAGAGGACGGGCGCCAGCCAGCTCTACTATGTTGGCCACTCCCAGGGGTGTGAGATTGCCTTCGCCGCCCTTTCTGAGAACCCAGCACTTGCCGCAAAGGTTAAGATGTTCGGGGCGCTAGCCCCCGCCGTCTTTCTGGGTAATGTGCAAAGTCCCATAAGGCTTCTACTTCCGGTTGCTGACGGCGCCAAG TTTTTCCTGGATATGTTAGGTTCGGGCGAGTTTCTCCCCACAACGGGCCTCACACGCATGTTGGGACGAACCTTCTGTAATACTCCCGGAATCCCCAACCACATCTGCGAAAACATCATGTTTATCCTCGCCGGATATGAcgcaaaacaaatgaatgaa AGCCGAGTACCCGTGTACATAGGTCAGCATCCGGCCGGAACATCCACCCAGAATATAGTGCACTATTCCCAG tcaaTCAAGTCAAAAAAGTTCCAGAAGTATGATTACGGATTTCTTGTCAACATGGTCAAGTATCATCAG ACATCACCACCAGAATACCGTTTAGAAAATGTCCAGACACCAGTCCTTCTGTATGCCGGCGCCAATGATTGGCTGGTTACCCCACGTGACGTCAGCACACTGGTTTCCCGCATCCAAAACTTGGTTAAATACCGGATGATCCCCGAGTGGCAGCACCTCGACTTCATGTGGGCTATGAATGCTCCCCAAGAGTGCTACAATGATCTCATTGCAGAAATGATGAAAACCGTAATATAA